A single window of Balaenoptera ricei isolate mBalRic1 chromosome 15, mBalRic1.hap2, whole genome shotgun sequence DNA harbors:
- the PRNP gene encoding major prion protein encodes MVKSHIANWILVLFVATCSDMGLCKKRPKPGGGWNTGGSRYPGQGSPGGNRYPPQGGGGWGQPHGGGWGQPHGGGWGQPHGGGWGQPHGGGGWGQGGGTHNQWKPSKPKTNMKHVAGAAAAGAVVGGLGGYMLGSAMSRPLIHFGSDYEDRYYRENMYRYPSQVYYRPVDQYNSQNSFVHDCVNITVKQHTVTTTTTKGENFTETDIKMMERVVEQMCITQYQREYQAYYQRGASVILFSSPPVILLISFLIFLIVG; translated from the coding sequence ATGGTGAAAAGCCACATAGCCAATTGGATCCTGGTTCTCTTTGTGGCCACGTGCAGTGACATGGGCCTCTGCAAGAAGCGACCAAAGCCTGGAGGAGGATGGAACACTGGGGGGAGCCGATACCCAGGACAGGGCAGTCCTGGAGGCAACCGCTATCCACCCCAgggagggggaggctggggtCAGCCCCACGGTGGTGGCTGGGGCCAACCCCACGGTGGTGGCTGGGGTCAGCCCCACGGCGGTGGCTGGGGTCAGCCCCATGGTGGCGGAGGCTGGGGTCAAGGTGGTGGCACCCACAATCAGTGGAAGCCCAGTAAGCCGAAAACCAACATGAAGCATGTGGCAGGAGCTGCTGCAGCTGGGGCGGTGGTAGGGGGCCTTGGCGGCTACATGCTGGGGAGTGCCATGAGCAGGCCCCTTATACATTTTGGCAGTGACTATGAGGACCGTTACTATCGTGAAAACATGTACCGTTACCCCAGCCAGGTATACTACAGGCCAGTGGATCAGTATAACAGCCAGAACAGCTTTGTGCATGACTGCGTCAACATCACAGTCAAGCAGCACACggtcactaccaccaccaccaagggGGAGAACTTCACTGAGACGGACATCAAGATGATGGAGCGTGTGGTGGAGCAAATGTGCATCACCCAGTACCAGAGAGAATACCAGGCTTATTACCAAAGAGGAGCAAGTGTGatcctcttctcctcccctcctgtgATCCTCCTCAtctctttcctcattttcctcataGTGGGATGA
- the PRND gene encoding prion-like protein doppel, which yields MRKHLGGCWLAIVCVLLFSQLSSVKARGIKHRIKWNRKALPSTSQVTEVHTAEIRPGAFIKQGRKLDIDFGAEGNRYYEANYWQFPDGIHYNGCSEANVTKEKFVTSCINATQAVNQEELSHEKQDNKLYQRVLWRLIRELCSIKQCDFWLERGAGLQVTLDQPMMLCLLVFIWFIVK from the coding sequence ATGAGAAAACATCTGGGTGGATGCTGGTTGGCCATTGTCTGTGTCCTGCTCTTCAGCCAGCTGTCCTCAGTCAAGGCGAGAGGCATTAAGCACAGAATCAAGTGGAACCGGAAGGCCTTGCCAAGTACCTCCCAGGTCACGGAGGTCCACACTGCAGAGATCCGCCCAGGGGCCTTCATCAAGCAAGGCCGAAAGCTGGATATCGACTTTGGAGCTGAGGGCAATAGGTACTACGAGGCCAACTATTGGCAGTTCCCTGATGGGATCCATTACAATGGCTGCTCTGAGGCCAACGTCACCAAGGAGAAGTTTGTCACCAGCTGCATCAATGCCACCCAGGCGGTGAACCAGGAGGAACTGTCCCACGAGAAACAAGACAACAAGCTTTACCAGCGGGTCCTGTGGCGGCTGATCAGGGAGCTCTGCTCCATAAAGCAGTGTGATTTTTGGTTGGAAAGGGGAGCAGGACTTCAGGTCACTCTGGACCAGCCCATGATGCTCTGCCTGCTGGTTTTCATCTGGTTTATTGTGAAGTAA